In Arthrobacter sp. CDRTa11, one DNA window encodes the following:
- a CDS encoding substrate-binding domain-containing protein — MANFSWRKAALVTAVVPMLALSACSSSGGRAPEAANGGGGGQVATTDRMKIALIAHAPAGDTFWDTVRKGAEEAAAKDNVELLYTSDPEAGRQAQLIEQAIDQKVDGIAVTLATPDALKEALKKASDAGIPIVSFNAGEAASAQLGAFTHFGSNEQLAGQAVGTRLAEGGYKHPVCVIQAQGHVGLEARCAGVKAKVPGTEILYVNGADMTSVESTATAKLQASKDADVIIGLGAPITLTLLKSVATAGSSAKVASFDLNKELAQKVSDGSVLFTVDQQPWLQGYGAVDALWQNKRGGFKLGGGQSVLTGPAIIDKSNADEVLKFAEQGIR; from the coding sequence GTGGCTAATTTTTCGTGGCGTAAGGCGGCTCTGGTTACAGCGGTGGTGCCGATGTTGGCACTGAGCGCATGTTCGAGCAGCGGTGGCAGGGCTCCCGAAGCTGCAAATGGCGGTGGCGGGGGGCAGGTTGCCACCACGGATCGGATGAAAATCGCCTTGATCGCCCACGCACCTGCGGGCGACACATTCTGGGACACGGTCCGGAAGGGCGCCGAGGAGGCTGCCGCGAAGGACAACGTTGAATTGCTCTACACGTCCGATCCTGAGGCCGGACGGCAGGCGCAGCTGATCGAGCAGGCCATCGACCAGAAGGTGGATGGCATCGCAGTTACCCTGGCTACGCCTGACGCGCTGAAGGAAGCTCTGAAGAAGGCCTCTGATGCAGGGATCCCCATTGTCAGCTTCAACGCCGGTGAAGCGGCCTCCGCGCAGCTGGGAGCCTTCACCCACTTCGGTTCCAATGAACAGCTTGCCGGCCAGGCTGTTGGAACAAGGCTTGCAGAGGGCGGCTACAAGCACCCGGTCTGCGTGATCCAGGCGCAGGGGCACGTAGGCCTCGAAGCCCGGTGTGCCGGTGTGAAGGCCAAGGTCCCCGGCACGGAAATTCTCTACGTAAACGGGGCGGACATGACGTCGGTCGAATCGACCGCCACGGCAAAGCTGCAGGCCTCCAAAGATGCTGACGTCATCATCGGCCTCGGTGCTCCGATCACCCTGACGCTGCTTAAGTCAGTTGCCACTGCCGGAAGCTCGGCCAAGGTTGCCAGCTTCGACCTGAACAAGGAACTGGCCCAGAAGGTCTCCGACGGCAGCGTGCTGTTCACGGTTGACCAGCAGCCCTGGCTGCAGGGCTACGGCGCCGTGGATGCACTCTGGCAGAACAAGCGCGGCGGGTTCAAGCTGGGCGGCGGACAGTCGGTCCTGACAGGCCCGGCAATCATTGACAAGTCCAACGCCGACGAAGTCCTGAAGTTCGCCGAGCAGGGTATCCGCTAA
- a CDS encoding LacI family DNA-binding transcriptional regulator, whose amino-acid sequence MTANRPKTRRPTIYDVAKRAGVSPSLVSLVLQNPVRVSDKRREAVQAAIAELGYRPSRAATTLASSRTKSIGLVIDDYRNLWFVDLLRGMESALTEHGYQVMLADSRPGENRIKEAVDGLLAMHVDGLVIAAEPSASMLAGVGVPTVVAGWRDGVPVGADLITNDDDGGGAMVADHLLGLGHTRIGHLSGSGGAAAHRREGFLARLRETGAAALIAGEAGGTSEDDGYASASWLLDHHPDITAIFAANDTMALGALGAIKARGLAVPADISVIGYDNSTLAKSRYLELTSMDNRSDLVGVDTAKTLLARVQDATIGPQRTLIEPVLVVRSTTAPPAS is encoded by the coding sequence ATGACGGCGAACCGCCCGAAGACCCGACGCCCTACGATTTACGACGTAGCGAAGCGGGCGGGCGTCTCCCCGTCGTTGGTTTCACTGGTGCTGCAGAATCCTGTTCGGGTGAGCGACAAGCGCCGCGAGGCAGTCCAGGCGGCCATCGCGGAACTTGGCTACCGCCCCAGCCGGGCAGCCACCACCCTCGCCAGCAGTCGGACCAAGAGCATCGGCCTGGTCATTGACGACTACCGGAACCTCTGGTTCGTCGACCTGCTCCGGGGGATGGAATCTGCGCTCACTGAGCATGGCTACCAGGTCATGCTGGCCGACTCCAGGCCGGGGGAGAATCGAATCAAGGAAGCCGTGGACGGGCTGCTTGCCATGCATGTCGACGGGCTGGTGATCGCAGCCGAACCCAGTGCGTCCATGCTGGCAGGGGTTGGGGTACCTACGGTGGTGGCCGGGTGGCGTGACGGAGTGCCGGTGGGCGCCGATCTGATAACCAACGACGACGACGGCGGCGGCGCCATGGTGGCGGACCACCTTCTGGGGCTTGGCCACACGCGGATCGGCCACCTCAGCGGGTCGGGCGGCGCTGCAGCCCATCGGAGGGAAGGCTTCCTTGCCCGACTGCGCGAGACGGGGGCTGCCGCGCTGATCGCGGGAGAGGCGGGTGGCACATCCGAGGACGACGGTTATGCCTCGGCGTCGTGGCTTTTGGATCACCATCCGGACATCACGGCGATCTTCGCCGCCAATGACACGATGGCCCTGGGTGCGCTGGGCGCAATCAAGGCGCGCGGCCTTGCCGTCCCGGCGGATATCTCCGTGATCGGATACGACAACTCAACCCTGGCAAAGTCGCGGTATTTGGAACTTACGTCGATGGACAACCGCAGCGACCTGGTGGGAGTCGATACGGCAAAAACGCTGCTGGCACGCGTTCAGGACGCCACTATTGGCCCACAGCGCACGCTGATCGAGCCTGTCCTGGTGGTTCGGAGTACCACGGCACCCCCAGCATCCTAA